The genomic interval GTTTGGAATCGCTGCAGCGTCCTCAGCTCGGCACGTCACGCGCCGTGCGCCCTGCAGGACGCTCGCGCCTCAATTGAAGTCCCTCAAATAGAATGTGAGCGCTGACGTGCGAGGCCCTCTGTCTTGCGCTCAATGGCCGCTGACGCGAGGACGCAAGCGATGTTCGATCGGCTGAAGGCCTTTCTCGCTCCCCCGGAGGTCAAGACCTCGCGCACCGCGACGCTGCTGGCGTTTGAGCGCAGCGGTGTGGCGCGGTTCACGCCGCGCGACTACGCGGGGCTGGCGCGCGAAGGTTATGTGCGCAATGCGATCGTGCATCGCTGCGTCAGGCTGGTGGCGGAGAATGCAGCCGCCTGCGTGTTCGGCGTATTCGACGGCGCGCAGGAGAAGGAGGCGCATCCGCTCGCCGCTTTGTTAGCGCGCCCCAATCCTCGCCAGGACGGCACTGCGCTGCTGGAGACGCTGTACGCGCATCTTCTGCTCGCCGGCAATGCCTATATCGAGGCGGTGACGCTCGGCGAGGTGGTGCACGAACTCTACGCGCTACGGCCCGATCGCATCAAACTGATCCAGGGCGCCGATGGCTGGGCGGAGGCGTATGATTACAGCGTCGGCGGCCGCACCGTGCGGTTCGATCAGCATGCCGCGCCGGTTCCGCCGATCCTGCATCTGACGTTTTTCCATCCGCTCGACGATCATTACGGCCTGGCGCCGCTCGAAGCCGCCGCGGTCGCGGTCGACACCCACAACGCCGCGGCGCGCTGGAACAAGGCTCTGCTCGACAATTCCGCGCGGCCGTCGGGCGCGCTGGTGTACGCCGGCCCGGAAGGCGCCGTGCTCAGCGAGAACCAGTTCGAACGGCTGAAGCGCGAATTGGAGCTCACCTACGAAGGCGCCGCCAATGCCGGCCGGCCGCTGCTGCTCGAAGGCGGGCTCGAATGGAAGGCGATGGCGCTGTCGCCGAAGGACATGGACTTTCTCGAGGCCAAGCACGCCGCCGCGCGCGAGATCGCGCTGGCGTTCGGCGTGCCGCCGATGCTGCTCGGCATTCCCGGCGACAACACC from Rhodopseudomonas palustris carries:
- a CDS encoding phage portal protein, which encodes MFDRLKAFLAPPEVKTSRTATLLAFERSGVARFTPRDYAGLAREGYVRNAIVHRCVRLVAENAAACVFGVFDGAQEKEAHPLAALLARPNPRQDGTALLETLYAHLLLAGNAYIEAVTLGEVVHELYALRPDRIKLIQGADGWAEAYDYSVGGRTVRFDQHAAPVPPILHLTFFHPLDDHYGLAPLEAAAVAVDTHNAAARWNKALLDNSARPSGALVYAGPEGAVLSENQFERLKRELELTYEGAANAGRPLLLEGGLEWKAMALSPKDMDFLEAKHAAAREIALAFGVPPMLLGIPGDNTFSNYQEANRSFVRQTVLPLATRVGNALAQWLSPQFGDGVRLVIDTDQIDALSPDRTALWDRVTRAPFLTLNEKREAVGYAPIDGGDRLG